In one window of Camelus bactrianus isolate YW-2024 breed Bactrian camel chromosome 29, ASM4877302v1, whole genome shotgun sequence DNA:
- the MOS gene encoding proto-oncogene serine/threonine-protein kinase mos: MPSPLPRRPYLQADFSPSSLDSRPCSSPCELPGTAGKLFPGGTPPRAPRLPRRLAWCSIDWEQVCLQQRLGAGGFGSVYKATYHGVPVAIKQVSKCTKNRLASQRSFWAELNIARLRHANIVRVVAASTRAPAGFDSLGTIIMEFGGDVTLHQVIYGAGGCAEEDEPHRGAGEQLTLAKCLKYSLDVVNGLLFLHSQSIVHLDLKPANILISEQDVCKIGDFGCSERLEDLRCLPTPQHLGGTYTHRAPELLKGEPITPKADIYAFAITLWQMATGEVPYSGERQHVLYAVVAYNLRPSLSAAVFTDSTPGKKLEGMLRCSWGASAVRRPSAKLLLGDLRSLRAELG; this comes from the coding sequence ATGCCCTCGCCTCTCCCGCGGCGCCCTTACCTGCAGGCCGACTTCTCCCCGTCGTCGCTGGACTCCCGGCCCTGCAGCAGCCCGTGCGAGCTCCCGGGGACGGCAGGGAAGCTCTTCCCGGGGGGCACCCCGCCCCGGGCCCCGCGCCTTCCGCGCCGTCTGGCCTGGTGCTCCATCGACTGGGAACAGGTGTGCCTGCAGCAGAGGCTGGGAGCCGGAGGCTTTGGCTCCGTGTACAAGGCCACCTACCACGGCGTGCCCGTGGCCATAAAGCAGGTGAGCAAGTGCACCAAGAACCGGCTGGCCTCCCAGCGCAGCTTCTGGGCTGAGCTCAACATCGCGCGGCTCCGCCACGCCAACATCGTGCGCGTGGTGGCGGCCAGCACGCGCGCGCCCGCGGGCTTCGACAGTCTGGGCACCATCATCATGGAGTTCGGGGGCGACGTCACTTTGCACCAGGTCATATACGGCGCCGGCGGCTGCGCCGAGGAGGACGAGCCTCACCGCGGTGCCGGAGAGCAGCTGACTTTGGCCAAGTGTCTGAAGTACTCCCTAGACGTTGTCAATGGCCTGCTTTTCCTCCACTCCCAAAGCATCGTGCACCTGGACCTGAAGCCGGCGAACATTCTGATCAGTGAGCAAGACGTCTGCAAAATTGGGGACTTCGGCTGCTCAGAGAGGCTGGAAGACCTGCGGTGCCTCCCGACTCCCCAGCACCTGGGCGGCACGTACACCCACCGGGCCCCAGAGCTCCTGAAAGGAGAGCCCATAACGCCCAAAGCGGACATCTATGCCTTCGCCATCACTCTCTGGCAGATGGCCACCGGGGAGGTGCCTTACTCGGGGGAGCGGCAGCACGTGCTCTATGCGGTGGTGGCCTACAACCTTCGTCCGTCCCTCTCAGCCGCGGTCTTCACCGACTCCACGCCTGGGAAGAAGCTGGAGGGCATGCTCCGGTGCTCCTGGGGGGCCAGCGCCGTGCGGCGGCCAAGTGCCAAACTTCTCCTGGGGGACCTTCGCTCCTTAAGGGCTGAACTGGGCTGA